Part of the Pelmatolapia mariae isolate MD_Pm_ZW linkage group LG3_W, Pm_UMD_F_2, whole genome shotgun sequence genome is shown below.
TTTGACACTGCAGAGATCTTCAGCTCCCCTCGGGTATCATTTTGAATAAGTTTGTCATtgtgatagaaaaacacattggAAAGTATTTTTTGTGTTCTCAAACTGCAGCTCAGACTAACAGAAGCTCCCTCAGTCACAGGATGAACAGGACTCACCAGGATAGGATCATTACCATCATCTGTGAAACAATCACACACAATTGTTTCAGTCAGACCAGCTGGTGAGGACTCTTAGACAAAGCTGAGACATAATAACAAGAATGGATTACAGAAATGTTGCTTTTAGGATGAAGATCTAATGTCGTATTTAAAAACTACTGCATGTATCCTGTTTTTACCAAATCATTTCTATAGGACTTGTTTTGAATTGTGATCTGCAGCATGAAAACTGCAACTCTTAAGTTCTTGTTTATTGTTTATGTAAAAGGAATGAAGCGCAACAAATGCTATATTCAGGTAAGTCACAGCAGTGCCATACAGTCACCTCAGTAAATGTGCTGCATTTAGCAACCTGCAAAAATTTGCCTCACTTGCTTTTCAATAACAGAACCAGTAAGAGGTCACGGGGTTGAAGTGTGAAGAGGTTAAGTTCAGATTACATGTCAACACAAAAACTTCATTAAACCCAAACCTCATCCCAATAAGTTCTCTTGTGTGACGGTGGAAGTTTTGACTGGGActgtggtgatgatgatgatgatgatgcaagGTATGGCTTGTTTGCTTTAGAGAGGATgagaacatgtttattacagtatattgaaaaaacaaaatctaacaaACATTTAAAGTATTTCAAATTCCAGTTGCTGCAAAGCTGAAAAGGTTTCCACTCCACAATCTGAAATGCACATGTTTAACAAGCATCTGACTAAATTAGATGATGatattcatgttttaatgtgACTGCTGTAGTAGTGATGTGTGTTTTCAGCACAGCCGCAAGAGGAGAGGTGGGGCAGAGTAGTTCATGGAGCTGTGCACAGTGCAAGCAGCTCTGCACTGAGGAGAACTCACACACAGCACCACCTCTGATCCCACTGCACCTTTTTACGTGATGATTCTCAGTAATAACACTGAGGACAGATGTTGAGATTTTTAGTGGtttaaatacaaaagaaaaaataacttttGGTGTCTACAAATTTTGACAAATTGGATTATGAAAATATGTGAAATGAGAACAACaaagaatattttaatcctttgGTGCCTGAAATTGTCTGAAAttctcattttgtttgttttgccacATAGAATTACTTCACATACAGCAAAGCTGGGACAAATGTTCATGTGACGTCTAAATCATTCAGATCCAAGAAGTAAATGTATAATAACATACTCTGTACAGTGATGTTGACTGCACTGCTGAACTCTCCTGATCCAGACTCACACCAGTACACTCCAGTATCTGACTTTGATGTGTTGATGTTACATGTGGATCCAGTCATTCTCCAACAGTCAGAGTACAGTCGGCCGTCCTCAGAGAACTTCctcactctccactcagtgaaGTTTCCCTCACAGGTCAGTGAGACAGAGTCAGAGGTGAAGTGTTGCACTCTGTCAGGACTCACTGTGAGAGACGCTGCTGAATGAACATCTGGAAACAACATGCAGTGAAGAGACAAAGCTCACAGATGTTAGGATTCAAAATATCAcagtaaaaatatttgtttgaaGATCAGTGATAATATTTCAGTAagatgcagtgtttgtttggtCAAACTGTAATTTTAAGCTTGAAAACTTTATTATAGGGTCAATGGTCCAGAATTAtaaggggggaaaaataaatattaaacataaaaagaataaaataatataagcaaattatttttctattaaaaacaaaaaaatacatctatACTAATGTTTCCACAGTATTGGtgccaaatcttttttttttcttgttaaaccCACAATAATAGATAGGATCTCTCTTTAACATTGGCAGattagtgtttgtgtgtctataGCAATGtgaagtatttttaaaaaaagtctcCAGCACTTAATTGCAGATGATTCTGAAGTTTTGTAATGGCTTAACACTGAACCATAATTGATGTCATATGGCTGATAGTTAATTACGATTAACTGCTTAATGTCACGACCAGGCGAGCTGTGTGGAATTTATTAAaagacccaagatgcaggcactAGTGATGTTAGTGGGCTTTTGAGGAGGAATACAAACAGAAATGGCAAAGGTGTGGACGGAAACTAAGCAAAACATAAACTGAGGAAGGCTAGCAAAACACAGACCTGAAATGGCGAAGCAGGGAGACGCAGGTGACACAGAACGAAGCAGGGAATGAACACAAGACTAACCagcaacaggcaggagaacatACAGGGCCCAAATACACACATCAGTAATCATGGGATGGGAGACAGGAGaggaacacacctgggagaaatcagagacaggggaaacgtaatctgaacacactcacatgagactaagaccttcagaataaaacaggaaacttacagacacagagaaccagACAAGACACTAAACTTAAGTTAcaccatggacagacagagggaacacagagaaGTGAATCTTGgtgaataaaaatgatgatctaACATGAGCTTATTGaaaggacagagagaaacaaactgACCTGCAGACCAGACAAACTTTGGTGGACTGTGATCAGTGTGATACTCTGGGTCTCCTCTTCCAGCTCTGCACACAtatcctgctgtgtgtgtctgtccatGAATGATGTAGGAGTCCTGTGCAGTCCCACTGCCATCAGGTAGCAGCTCATAACTGGAGGATTTCTCTGATAGATCAGGAACAGCTTTATACCAGTAGAAGCTCCATCCTGCAGACGGATGTTCAACCTCACAGTTCAGAGTTACTGAGGCTCCAGGACTCAGCCATGATGGAGACACAGTGAGGACAGGACGGGGTTTATCTGTTCAACAAAGATTTTCTCTCAGTGAACATGTAGTACAGTCTCTGAACAGTGAGCTCAGTTTATACAAAGAATAATAATCTCAGTCTatatgaacagaaacacattttacaAAGTGTTCAAACATCTTAAAGCAAATATGACTTACTGTCAGAAACTGTCAGTGTGACTGAATCACTCCACTCTGTTGTGTTATGCTGTGAACTTTTCATTCTGCCCTTACAGCGATAGTTTCCACTGTTGGATGATGAAGCAGATCTAATCCTGTATTCAGTTTGATTTGGAGGTTTTATGATGCTGTTTGTTTCCCACTCATAATCCCACTCAGTGTCTCCTCCATGGATCTCACATCTGACAGTGATCGTCTCTCCTCTGTATATCTCAGACCAGTTTGGATACAGAGTCACAACAGGCCTGTTTGACACTGTTAATGTTCAAGAAagcacaataaaaacacatgaaTGACAAACAGTTCAATTACCATCAGATGTAGTGCTTTGTGGGAAATTTAAAATTTGAACTCACCAGTTGTGTCAATCCTGACTGACTCACTGTCCTCTGTGTAGTAAACTggttctcctcttcctcctctgcagcTGTAGAGTCCTCCCTCTCAGACTCTGATTTGTCCATTTGTCAAAGCTTCATAAGATTTCCCATCTCTGTACAAGTAGTATTTCCATccagaagatgatgatgatgatgatgggctCACAGAGCAGGTCAGGGTCACACTGCCCCCTACTGGAACAGCTGTCCTATCAGCACCAAGTCTGACCTTTGGTTTATCTGCAGTTCAGTttagaacaaaaacataaacataaatgaCTGAATCAGAACAATTTAAAGAACTTGATGGAAATATGTAAATGATCAAATCTTATGAAACTTTACTGGTGAAGCTACAGCATTCCCGCCCCACATTGCAGTTAACTTcatcaaataataaaataaacatattctTTCTATCTTTCTATCAAATCATATGTACATACTTACATGTACATAGAAACAGAtgtataattaaattaatttgtaGAATGACAGATTTTTTACATTAATGATGGATTTCCATAAATCTTCTAATGAGTTAAAAGAGttgtgaaaattaaaatctCTGAATTTATCAACattgccaaaaacaaacaaacaaactgcatcAAATACAGCAGAGCAACAAATGGATGTAACTTTTGTTCTTAGTGGATGTGGTGGAGCAGCTGAAACAggttcagcatttgttctgcATTTAACGTATTAGAGCTGCACAGCAGAGAAGTTACTCTGATATGTTTTGTTCTCTTCACTGGGAATAAAAAGCTGCTTTTCACGTTTTGTTGTTGAAAAGTTTTACTGAGATGCACAAAAGAAACAGCTACAAATCTGCAAGAAAAACAAGTGTTTTAACTTATTTTGATAAAATGGATAATCTGGGTGAAACATCTCCAACTTACATGATACAGTCAGTGTGATGGTATCACTCCACTCTGTTACCAAATAGTCCCTTCTGCCCCGGCAGCTGTATCCTCCACTGTCAGACTCAGTAGCTGTGATGATTCTGTATTCATTGGATGTTGGAGGTGTGTTTAACTTGTCTGGTCTCCATTCATACGTCCACTGAGCTCCTTCACCTCCCTGAATCTCACATCTGACAGTGACTGTCTCACCGCTGTATATCTGAGTCCAGGATGGCTGCAGGGTCACAGTGGGCTTAATGCGAACTGTTCACATAAGCAAGGGGAGAAAAGAAGGCATAAAAATTGTAACATAAGAGCAGCGTGACCACAAAACACCCAGCTGTTGTTTATAGCACAAACAAATTCAGTTATGAAAATATCATCAGGCTGTTAAAAGATTATAATTGAAGCATTAAAATGTTCATTGGCATGATTTATTCACAGATTTATGTGCATAGACTTAGTACATGAAGCCTGTTTTGACCCTGGGAAGGCCTTGGCAAATAGGGACATTTGGGTGTCACAGCACCCTCTCACGTAACACCAACATTTAGATAATAAACAAGGATTCAATTTTATACTAtaaaagtttaattttattctggcagaaaatgttcacattaaattatatttttaatattaataattttttttaaaaaaaagctgttaGAATAAGTGTGGATACAGTGGGGGAAACAATCTTTGAAACAATTTGAACCCctccccatttttttttcttacttacaaagaaatgaacagtctctaattttctgtggtagtttcattttaatggggaAAAACTGAATATCTGTCATGGTCCCTGGGAGCAGTGTTTTTGTCATCAGGATGGTTCACCGGTTACTCACTTTGGTGGAGCCGCCTGCCCCCACCTGAGCCTCATTCGCTATCAGTCACAATGACGATTTAAGCGCAGCCTGCTATTCGTTGCCAGTTCGTTCAGTCACCATCCTGCTCTGGATTCACTGTTCATTGCTCACTTCCCCCAGCACTGGCTTTTCCGTTCTTTCTCCGTTGCCTTTTCCCATTAAGGAAGTCATCAGTCAGTCAGTGTGCCTGCCTGTCCTCCTGTCAGTCCTGACGTTCATGAGTATTCAAGGAACCATTCCTCCCCTCATACTCACTCTCTCTGGATTCTCCCATGGCCTCCGCCCCGGCTGAAGCTCTTCAACCTGGCCCTGCATGTAAGCCGCTGCACTGTCCTACTTTTCTGATTCACTTGCTGCTTTACCTGTAAACTGATCGTTTCTCCCTCTTTAGCAGACTCCCATGACTCCGATCGTGGCTTCTCAGAACAGCTTTCTTCATAAACTGTTCCAGTTTCCTCATCacctctgtttttcttgttttttgtctgactcCTCTGTAAACAAAGTCTTGCATATAGTTCTCAGCGAGTGTATTGAGTCTGCTTTTCTGTCCCGCCTTCATTCAAACCCAGGTTCATGACAATATCAGCCTAAAATCCAGTTTAATCACATCACACAAAAGTTATGAACTGATTTGCATGTtattgagtgaaataagtatttgattccCTACAGCCCAGCCAGAATTCTAGCTCCTCCAGCATATATGTGGCATATAGCTCATTATGAGTATAAAGGTCCATAGAATCATTTTCTTCTGTTCCAAGTTTGCAGACACATGTGCAGTCCCGTCTTAAGTTTGCCAGTGAACATAAAAGATTCAGAGGAGGATTGGGGAAACATGCGACTGCCCAGTGAAATCAAAATAATATCTTTGACATCGACTAGACCCGCTGTGTTTGGATATAAAGAAATGCTTAGTATGTTTCAAAGAACAACACGTTGAGGACACAGGTGGAAACATGCTTTGGGATATTTTTCACTAAGGGTCGAGGTCATATACTGTACACGAACCCTTCATTTAGCTAGAACACTGAAGTCGTGGACAGGTCTTGCAGACTCACActgacccaaaacataccacCAATTGAGGAAAGGAGTGGCTAAAAAAGAAGCACATTAAGGtcatggagtggcctagccaggcTCCAGACTTCAGTCCTACAGAAATCCTGAAGAGGGAACTGAAGCTTCAAGTTCCcaagtagcagccaagaaacccAAAGGATTTAAGGATGGAGACATCAGTTGCTTTGTAGATTTATTATCAGATCAGAAGAAAATCTATAGTCTCCTTTTTTCCCAACTCTGTGACTGCGTGGCCTTAattcagctgtcagactgtcagCCAGTTTATTTACACCAGAAATAATGTTGTGGTGTAAGAGGGCATATTAATGTGTGTCACAATTCAATCTCTAAGATGATGTAAATATTTGAGTGAAGATGAGGCTAAACTGACATTCAAATTCAAAAACTGAACTAATTTATTATAAAGTGACAGTCTGattgtaatctgattacattttatgttgAGATGTATTCCCAGATTGAGGTTCGGTCATTAAATTATGTTAAACAAcacatataaatgtaaaatcagTCCAGATACTTCTTACCTTCAGGATTTTCATAGATGACTGTACATGGCCctaaaaatggaataaaatcTCATCAGACATTATACAGCTAATACAAATCTATATAAAACTAAACTTTTTTTCAGACACCTTTTTAGATGAAACAGTAATCACATTTGTATGCTCCTAAAACAACCCTCACACATTTGGCTTAGACAGTCACAAAATATCACAAGTCTGCTTTGTTCCAGCTCTCAGATAAACAGGTTAAAGCAGTGACACACTGTAATTCTCACAGAtcagaaacattttcattaatcgCTGCCATTCAAACAATGTCAGACGTGTACTTACAGAAAAAGATGCAGAGCAAAGAGTGCCCCATCGTCACATCCAGCCCTGCTGTACTCTGATCGACAGATAATCAAAGAGTTTTACTTTACAGGAAAAGGAGATGTTGGGTTTAATATAGATATGACAAAAGGTTTTTTCTACAGTTTTTTCTACAGTTTCTTCTTCTGATTGGTCTCTGTGCTTCCTTTCCTTTCACACAAACCTCAAACAGCTCTTGTGGCTGTGACTGCAGCAGTTAGGTGACATGTTTAACTTCCTGTCCACTGCAAACACTGAAGCTTGTTTCTTGAGTGGGTTGTTACCTTTCTCTATGATATACAAAGGTTGTACCTCAAGTCAGGAGACATATTttgccccttttttttttaatt
Proteins encoded:
- the LOC134623983 gene encoding immunoglobulin superfamily member 1-like, with protein sequence MQGQVEELQPGRRPWENPERVIRIKPTVTLQPSWTQIYSGETVTVRCEIQGGEGAQWTYEWRPDKLNTPPTSNEYRIITATESDSGGYSCRGRRDYLVTEWSDTITLTVSYKPKVRLGADRTAVPVGGSVTLTCSVSPSSSSSSSGWKYYFCRGGRGEPVYYTEDSESVRIDTTVSNRPVVTLYPNWSEIYRGETITVRCEIHGGDTEWDYEWETNSIIKPPNQTEYRIRSASSSNSGNYRCKGRMKSSQHNTTEWSDSVTLTVSDNKPRPVLTVSPSWLSPGASVTLNCEVEHPSAGWSFYWYKAVPDLSEKSSSYELLPDGSGTAQDSYIIHGQTHTAGYVCRAGRGDPEYHTDHSPPKFVWSAGLSLM
- the LOC134623982 gene encoding high affinity immunoglobulin gamma Fc receptor I-like — translated: MLFPDVHSAASLTVSPDRVQHFTSDSVSLTCEGNFTEWRVRKFSEDGRLYSDCWRMTGSTCNINTSKSDTGVYWCESGSGEFSSAVNITVHNDPILVSPVHPVTEGASVSLSCSLRTQKILSNVFFYHNDKLIQNDTRGELKISAVSKSDGGFYKCQYSGRESAQSWMSVKADSSSSPVWLMVGLVCGVSLIIILLLLLYRCRQSKYSCFTRSIQSESHSPGSSTNHGVNQNEAHVYDSVHPGTDEHRDVTYSVIEIKTFGKKSEYTNDTQCRQ